In a genomic window of Mycolicibacterium neoaurum VKM Ac-1815D:
- a CDS encoding cutinase family protein encodes MDSVRQAVNRFASVTSATALLAGVAGGVSIAPAAADPCPDVQLIFARGTFEAPGVGSIGQNFADAVQQRAEGKSVNTYAVNYPASLDFATAADGVADARNKVLSTVSSCPDSKVVVGGYSQGAAVAAYLTMDAVPEGYQLPPTISGPLPREVADHVAAVVLFGKPSSGFLQMIHTGAPPITVGSEYAGKTLDECLPEDPVCSPSGRDQGAHGAYAVRGLTGQAADYVVAKLGSSAAN; translated from the coding sequence ATCGACAGCGTGAGACAAGCCGTTAACCGCTTCGCATCGGTGACCTCTGCCACCGCGCTACTGGCCGGTGTTGCCGGCGGGGTGTCCATCGCGCCGGCCGCGGCCGACCCATGCCCCGACGTCCAGCTGATCTTCGCCCGCGGCACCTTCGAAGCGCCCGGCGTCGGATCCATCGGGCAGAACTTCGCCGACGCCGTGCAGCAACGCGCGGAAGGTAAGTCGGTCAACACCTATGCGGTCAACTATCCGGCCTCGCTCGACTTCGCGACCGCAGCCGATGGGGTCGCCGACGCCAGGAACAAGGTGCTCTCGACCGTATCGTCCTGCCCTGACAGCAAAGTGGTGGTAGGAGGCTACTCGCAAGGGGCCGCGGTCGCGGCGTACCTCACCATGGATGCCGTGCCCGAGGGCTATCAGCTGCCGCCCACCATCAGCGGCCCGCTACCCCGCGAGGTGGCCGACCACGTCGCGGCGGTGGTGTTGTTCGGCAAGCCGTCCAGCGGCTTCCTCCAGATGATCCATACCGGCGCTCCCCCCATCACGGTCGGCTCCGAGTACGCGGGCAAGACCCTCGACGAGTGCCTGCCGGAAGACCCGGTGTGTTCACCATCCGGTCGCGACCAGGGCGCCCACGGCGCGTACGCTGTCCGCGGCCTCACCGGCCAGGCGGCAGATTACGTCGTCGCCAAGCTCGGGTCGTCCGCCGCGAACTGA
- a CDS encoding GPR1/FUN34/YaaH family transporter: MTDLATPQALPDLSQTPQDTAVPRPEDTVAPRPGDPGLIALPLIIAGGFGLGVTNTGILDVPAAAVPILLSATSIGLLVATLWSAALGQNVNATVYGTFFGFYGSYAVLSLGLTHDWFGIAAADAGGTVALWLASWLVTIGLLTVLLLRLPWTYPVLLLVVDLALAALLIGNLTASTDATHAGGWLIFVFVGFVVYFYTAALWAETGGRLLPLGRPLVG, from the coding sequence ATGACCGATCTGGCCACACCCCAGGCCCTTCCCGACCTGTCGCAGACTCCACAGGACACCGCCGTTCCGCGGCCAGAAGACACCGTCGCCCCGCGCCCGGGGGATCCCGGGCTGATCGCCCTGCCGCTGATCATCGCCGGCGGCTTCGGGCTCGGCGTCACCAATACCGGCATCCTCGACGTGCCGGCAGCCGCCGTGCCAATCCTGTTGTCGGCGACGTCGATAGGGCTTCTGGTCGCCACCCTGTGGTCGGCGGCGCTGGGCCAGAACGTCAACGCGACCGTGTACGGCACGTTCTTCGGTTTCTACGGAAGCTACGCGGTGCTGTCGCTGGGCCTCACGCACGACTGGTTCGGCATCGCCGCGGCCGATGCCGGCGGCACCGTCGCCCTCTGGCTGGCCAGCTGGCTGGTGACCATCGGCCTGCTGACGGTGCTACTGCTCCGCCTGCCCTGGACCTACCCAGTGCTGCTGCTGGTGGTCGACCTGGCCCTGGCGGCGTTGCTGATCGGAAATCTCACCGCCAGCACCGATGCGACGCATGCCGGTGGATGGCTGATCTTCGTGTTCGTCGGTTTCGTCGTGTACTTCTACACCGCGGCGTTATGGGCGGAAACCGGAGGCAGGCTTCTCCCGCTGGGACGTCCCCTCGTCGGATGA
- a CDS encoding acyl-CoA dehydrogenase family protein, translated as MPTTITAVPVLRTVEDALGVANAVASSVAAGAVRREIDGSLPTDALTQIGSSGLLGVLVPKAFGGPGLPRSTAVEVLRILARADSAVGQLLLAHYVVTAAIRGLEDQEPAPRIYRDVLNGAQIGNATVERGTRTSVERTTTVTRQSDGDWLLEGTKFYATGSLGATWIAVAARISGTDHGATVFVRPDDPGVILNLDSWSSFGQRGTASGQVVLDKVHVTADLVIDEGPDPDPLSAEPSVLGAFDQALHTAIDVGTARAALEDGADFVASRSRPWFEAHVERAADESHVIRRFGELTAKLYALEALLTHGSRLVDDALAAPEVTRDAAAAASLQVAAAKALAQEYAVEIASGIFELTGTSATDAKYALDRHWRNLRVHTLHDPARWKYVHLGRHTLDGTLPPRLGLLL; from the coding sequence ATGCCCACCACCATCACCGCCGTACCCGTTCTGCGAACCGTCGAGGACGCCCTAGGGGTCGCCAATGCCGTCGCGTCGTCGGTCGCCGCGGGAGCCGTCCGACGCGAGATCGACGGCAGCCTACCGACCGATGCGCTGACTCAGATCGGCAGCTCCGGTCTGCTGGGAGTGCTGGTCCCGAAGGCATTCGGTGGTCCGGGCCTACCCCGGTCCACCGCCGTCGAGGTGCTGCGCATCCTCGCGCGGGCCGATTCGGCGGTGGGCCAATTGCTGTTGGCTCATTACGTCGTCACCGCCGCCATCCGCGGCCTGGAGGACCAGGAGCCTGCCCCGCGGATCTACCGAGACGTCCTCAACGGGGCCCAGATCGGCAACGCCACCGTCGAGCGAGGCACCCGGACCAGCGTGGAACGCACCACCACGGTCACCCGACAGTCCGATGGCGACTGGCTACTCGAAGGAACCAAGTTCTACGCCACCGGATCACTCGGCGCCACCTGGATCGCCGTCGCTGCCAGGATCAGCGGAACCGACCACGGAGCAACGGTTTTCGTCCGCCCCGACGATCCCGGCGTCATCCTGAACCTGGACAGCTGGTCGTCGTTCGGCCAACGCGGCACGGCCAGCGGCCAAGTCGTCCTGGACAAGGTGCACGTCACCGCCGATCTGGTCATCGACGAAGGTCCAGACCCTGACCCCCTATCGGCGGAGCCGTCGGTCCTCGGCGCATTCGATCAGGCGCTGCACACCGCCATCGACGTCGGCACTGCCCGCGCCGCGCTCGAAGACGGTGCGGACTTCGTCGCATCGCGGAGTAGGCCGTGGTTCGAGGCACACGTCGAGCGCGCCGCCGACGAATCGCATGTCATCCGTCGGTTCGGCGAACTGACCGCCAAACTGTATGCCCTGGAGGCACTGCTGACTCACGGCTCGCGCCTGGTCGACGACGCGCTGGCCGCACCGGAGGTGACCCGTGACGCCGCGGCAGCGGCCTCACTTCAGGTGGCAGCGGCCAAGGCCCTGGCCCAGGAGTACGCCGTCGAGATCGCAAGCGGCATATTCGAACTCACCGGAACATCGGCAACCGATGCCAAGTACGCACTCGACCGGCACTGGCGCAACCTACGCGTCCACACATTGCACGATCCCGCTCGGTGGAAATACGTCCATCTCGGGCGGCACACCCTGGACGGCACGCTGCCGCCACGTCTCGGCCTGCTCCTCTGA
- a CDS encoding LysR family transcriptional regulator, whose protein sequence is MFDVRRLVVLQEIARCGSLSAAAAAMNYTTSAVSQQVTALERDLGCTLLVRGPSGARPTPAGSTLLEHVPAILGAVAAAERDLANGTTRRPGVVRIASFASAAAVILPPAIARTRRVLPGLAIELVAVDPDDGVELLRNGDVDAAMVTEVPGEHTDFPGVTTLDVYDDEFFVVLPSGHRLAERTEVPMVELARENWVVSSQTGLCPDTRVFRNACERAGFEPKVSYRAEEYATVQGFVAAGLGVSLVPSLAASGARTDVAVRRAAGHRPMRTVAIATAAVPAPASVLSTVIGLIATAGKAIAARTECSVAASASSVA, encoded by the coding sequence ATGTTCGACGTGCGCAGATTGGTGGTGTTGCAGGAGATAGCGCGCTGCGGATCTCTCAGTGCTGCAGCCGCCGCCATGAACTACACCACATCGGCCGTCTCCCAACAGGTCACTGCGTTGGAGCGCGATCTGGGTTGCACCTTGCTGGTCCGCGGCCCGTCCGGCGCACGCCCGACACCCGCCGGTAGCACCCTCCTGGAGCACGTGCCCGCGATCCTTGGCGCAGTGGCTGCAGCCGAGCGCGACCTCGCCAACGGCACCACCAGACGGCCGGGCGTCGTGCGCATCGCATCGTTCGCCAGCGCGGCGGCAGTCATCCTGCCACCGGCCATCGCTCGCACTCGACGGGTATTACCCGGGTTGGCAATTGAATTGGTAGCAGTCGATCCTGACGACGGGGTAGAACTACTGCGCAACGGCGACGTCGACGCCGCCATGGTGACCGAAGTGCCGGGAGAACACACCGACTTCCCGGGCGTGACCACACTCGACGTCTACGACGACGAGTTCTTCGTCGTGTTGCCGTCGGGGCATCGCCTGGCAGAGCGGACCGAGGTACCGATGGTCGAACTTGCCCGCGAGAACTGGGTGGTGAGCAGCCAGACCGGCCTGTGCCCGGACACCCGCGTCTTCCGCAATGCCTGCGAGCGTGCAGGATTCGAGCCGAAAGTCAGTTATCGCGCCGAAGAGTACGCGACGGTGCAGGGCTTCGTCGCCGCCGGGCTCGGTGTGTCCCTGGTGCCGTCACTTGCGGCATCTGGCGCACGCACCGACGTCGCCGTCCGCAGGGCCGCAGGACACCGCCCCATGCGAACGGTGGCGATAGCCACCGCCGCGGTTCCGGCACCGGCAAGCGTTCTGTCCACCGTGATCGGATTGATCGCCACAGCCGGCAAGGCCATCGCGGCACGCACCGAGTGCAGCGTTGCTGCAAGCGCTTCCAGCGTCGCTTGA
- a CDS encoding isopenicillin N synthase family dioxygenase, translated as MLPVLDLSESHTHPDGFRVALREAAHTFGFFYLTGHGVSDAQIAGVLTSAREFFALPVDVKNRISQLQSPQFRGYSRLGGELTNGQVDWREQIDIGPERTTVPGAEGYWRLQGPNLWPEQPTGFRAAFEDWDRSMSAVGLRLLRLWAESLGAAADLFDEAFAGLPATLIKVVRYPGGAASDQGVGAHKDSGVLTLLLVEPDSTGLQVELTAGEWVDVPPVPGAFIVNIGELLEVATGGYLRATRHRVLSPKPGTDRISIPYFLNPALDATVPLMVLPDELAALARGVEADPDNPIFNTYGENAWKSRTRAHPDVAERHHGIRPTGVPNSGY; from the coding sequence ATGTTGCCGGTGCTCGATCTGTCAGAGTCGCACACCCACCCCGACGGTTTCCGTGTCGCGTTGCGGGAAGCCGCCCACACGTTCGGTTTCTTCTACCTGACCGGGCACGGTGTCTCGGACGCCCAGATCGCCGGAGTCCTGACGTCGGCCCGCGAGTTCTTTGCGCTGCCTGTCGATGTCAAGAACCGGATCAGTCAGTTGCAAAGCCCGCAGTTTCGCGGCTACTCCCGCCTGGGCGGTGAGCTGACCAATGGCCAGGTGGACTGGCGCGAACAGATCGATATCGGCCCCGAGCGCACCACCGTTCCCGGCGCCGAGGGCTACTGGCGGCTGCAGGGTCCCAATCTCTGGCCCGAGCAGCCGACGGGTTTCCGGGCGGCCTTCGAGGACTGGGACCGCTCGATGTCAGCGGTGGGTCTGCGGTTGCTCCGGCTTTGGGCCGAGTCGTTGGGGGCCGCCGCGGACCTGTTCGACGAGGCGTTCGCCGGACTTCCCGCGACCCTGATCAAGGTGGTGCGGTACCCGGGAGGCGCCGCCAGTGACCAAGGCGTTGGTGCACATAAGGATTCGGGTGTGCTCACGCTGCTTCTGGTCGAGCCGGACTCGACCGGCCTGCAGGTCGAACTCACCGCGGGTGAGTGGGTCGACGTGCCGCCGGTGCCCGGTGCGTTCATCGTCAACATCGGCGAACTCCTGGAAGTCGCCACCGGCGGCTACCTGCGGGCCACTCGGCACCGGGTGCTGTCACCGAAGCCGGGTACCGACCGGATATCCATCCCCTACTTCCTCAATCCCGCCCTCGATGCCACAGTTCCGCTGATGGTGCTGCCCGACGAGCTGGCCGCACTGGCTCGTGGTGTCGAAGCCGACCCCGACAATCCGATCTTCAACACCTACGGTGAGAACGCCTGGAAATCACGAACCCGCGCACATCCCGATGTCGCCGAACGCCATCACGGGATCCGGCCCACGGGCGTCCCGAACTCCGGCTACTGA